A segment of the Carya illinoinensis cultivar Pawnee chromosome 1, C.illinoinensisPawnee_v1, whole genome shotgun sequence genome:
AagtaatttcaaaattaaatgtCATTTTCCAAACCCAGGTTGTATTTATCTAAGTTtgagagtttttttattttttattttttgtgtgatAAACACTCCAAGTTCaaagttgaaacttgaaacacCGATCCGACCACTATCGATTTGACGATTACGCTCTGTCCGTTAATCTCGCACCAAAAAGCTAGGGTTTGAGTCTCTTAATTTTCTGTGAAAAGTACCCTTTCATCACCGGGCCATGAACTGCGAAGTTTGCCAACTCAAAGAATTGGTAAGCTTTTCCCCCACAGACACATGCTTACTGAATTATTAATTTGATCAGTCTCTTTCTTATTGAAATTAGTTGGAACATCTTATCGGTAAAATTTCTATCTTTCATAAATGTTTGTTTGTAGGAAGTGGAGCACTACGAGATACGGGAAGTTCTACGGTGTAAGAaaccatttcaaatttttagccTGCCTTTTAAAGTTGTTTGTATGTGTTACTTTTGCTGAGCCTTATGGGTTACTGTATGACGCTTTGGTTCTTCAATTTGTACAGTTTTGACAATTTAGCTGAACGCTGATATCCAAGTTAATTTTGTTTGTAATTAGGGTATACTATTATTTGTAAATGTGTTAACACTATATATCTTCTTATTCTAACTTTCAAATTGGTATTCAGATCAGTAAGTAATTAGTCAGGACCAGTTATTTAAGCTCAGAGTTGAGAACTCGTGGTATTTTGTGTTTGATACACGTATTTTTGACACGGTTGAAAATTGATAGAAAAACTTCTGTTCATGGCAGCATTGAAGGATGTGATGTCTAAccagaataaaatattattcatttggTGTAAGACTTTATTTCTTCTGCATACTTTGCTACGGACGAAACTATAAAAAGACTCAGAAGATGGACGGATCTAGTAAGTCAGAGTATTCAGTTTGTTGTCTTTCATGACTGGTGATTGATTATTTCCCAATGCTTATGGACATGTTTAGAACTGAGATAATTATACTTGTATAGTAGCCTAGCATTGCCAAGTGTTTTACTTTTCTAGACAAGCAATCTAAATTTGAAGTTCCACAGTAGTTTCTATACTATTATATCTGTATTTTTGGTGTTGACTTCATCTGTACTTCAAagcattttaatatttgatttcatcttttgtgACAACTCCGTGATAATAAGTGCAGGCATACTACACACGATAGTGTTTCATCGGGCTTTAGGTCTAGTGCGTCCCAAAGATATTGATTTGGAACTCTTTGATATTACATATGTAAGTTATTCATAAGTTCCCGTTGATTGGTTGCTTTTGGTTGGATGCATCTTATTTGTCATATATTTCTTGAGTGATGCCAAAGCATGTGGTGAATTTACTAGCTTGTTGGAGGCGTGCTGGGCAGAGTCAACCTTTTGCTGCCATTTGGAAAGTGATTCCTTCGTGCCTGATGTGGTGTCTATGGCTTGAGATGAAtgggagatgttttgaagacaaaGAACGATCGATGGAAGAAATTagtgaatttttctttaaaactctCTATGGGCTAAGGCTAACGTAATGAATGGTGATGATGTGTTGGAGTTATTCtagtttttctatatttttagattctgtatgtaggtatttcctcttatatactttctgtgtacttgggctatatgCCTATTCATGgtaataaaaatcttattaattatagaaaaaataaaaataaaaaatttaaggcTCACTGAAGTAATCAGGAATTTGAACTGAAATATGCATCCACTTACTCATATACTTGAAGACACCAGTACATGCAAATTGTGTTGCAATCTACATTATTAGAGGCATATATCCATCTGTTTTGATACCTTAAGAggtacaatttttctttttttccttttcacttaATCTTGGCCTAAGATGGCAAACTGACTACCTTTTGTGGTCAAACTTTAGGATATTATCTTGTTGCATCTAATAAAAAGATTTTCTGGATGTATCATCCAACTTGTGCAGTTTCGTTCTGTGTTTCTACTTTTTATTGGCTTGGTTGGAGATTCTTTAAATTTGTTTCTTGTTAATGCAACCTTTCCTGTTGCATAGGTTCAATGTGGAGATGAGGaccttgaaaagaaaatagaagagaagATTGAGCAGTTCATCGGTTGGGTAGAGAAACACCCAAACAAAAAGAGTCAGGTCTGTGGCTTTTCAGTGGCTATAAGTTTTACCTTATGATACAATACGGAGGTCATTTGTAAATATCCTAAAGATATTCTTTACAAATTGATAGAATGCTCTTAGAAGGTGATGCTGTAAATACTCAAAATTGAATTTACTACTTTACTAGTTAgtcctcatttctttttcaccATTGCTAGGTCTTGTTTTATCTATCAGAGatgcataaaataatattttgtaaatgcaTATCTATTTTTCGTTTTAGTGGGCATCCAAACTACTGTTACTTTCCTGAATAGAAGGATTTGGGTCTTTGTTCTAGAAAATAGATTATACAACTGAAAGTGGTTTTCGGAAGACTTCTGTATcacacattttatttttgttgtcaGAGCTTCTTGCACTATTCTCTGTTATGTTGTGGTTGTTTTTGCGTACTTTTTTTTCAATCTCACCAATTTTACTGCTGTATTGCAGATATGCTTATCTTTCTATGAGGTGAAAAACAGACAGCCTTCTTGGTTCACTAATAAAATTGAACGCCTATATTGGGAACAATGGTATGTCAATTGGAATGTGGCCCAACATCCCAAAGCACATTCTAGCAAGTCTCATCATTCCAAAGTTGTACTTGATCCAGGAGGTACAATTTGTATTGTGCATTGATTTAAAGATTTCAATTGCTTTACTCTATCCTAAGGTAAACTGATATCTTATTTGCTCACTGTGAGTGCAGAGAGTGCACTGGAGGAGACAAATGCTCGCAGAGCAGCACTTGAAGCATCTCTCCGCGAGGCATTGtttcaaatcataaaatttgTGAATGAGAAGAAGGATCATGTTCCTCCCATACCAAATCCCGAAGGTGTTGTCTATTTTCCCTATGAAATCACTATCCCAAGGTGAGTTgtcttttcatctcatctcatctcatttcattggTGTCCTTTAACTGTTTAATGCATTGATCTagaagctattttttttttctcctctattCTTTTTAAATGTTATCAAGTTTGttgcttcttctattttttacaTTGGTAGATGGGGTGTTCATTGGGTTATTATGGAGGCAAAATTTTGCCTTCAGGCATGTTCATGTATATTATGTAATCAATTGAATATGTTAGATATCTTTCTGCCATTTCAGCCAAATAGTCGACGTATAACTTGCAACTTGCCTTTGAGGATGGGAAAACTGCATATATGTTAAAGCTAAGAAATAACTTATTGTTTTCTAAATATGCTTGGTAAAGTTGTTTTTGTCCAGATGTGCAGGTGGGTTCtattttattgattgtgactatttttccttttttcctcttttctttttcgctTGTCTAAACTGGTATTTTGTTTCAGATAGTTTTATTCCTACAATGAGGAGGTAGGGCTAAGATATTATTTGAAGGCGTGAATTGGTGATTATGGGTTAGGACATCAAGGAAGCAGAGTGACTATGGGAACCTTTTATGTTTCAAACTAAAGAACTTAATGTATCATAGGTATGAAGTGGTAGAATTGGTCAGTGCCATATATTGGATAATTTTAGTATAACTGATGATGGGGGCCAAGTAGATCAGCTTGAAGAGTTGTCATCCCCacttcaaaaaagaaaacaaaatatcctCCCCCTATTTTTCAAATCCCTGCATAGTTGGTTATGGAGCCAGGTAGGTTGTGGTTACAGTTGCTAGTTTGCttcaaataacataaatacCAAAGGCAGGCCGTTGTGATGCATACCTTTCATTATAGTAACTTtcagaaattttttcatttcagaAAGAAGATATTGATGGCTATATATGGTCTCTGTTGTGACGTTGTCTGATAGTTGCTCCTGTTTGTCATGCCTGCATTGATGAAATTAGAACATGATCTCTTTATAGGTATATAGACAAAGGTTTCGAACTCAAAAGATTTGCCTCTTAAATATAGggccaatataatatatatttactgaATTTAACGATACTAAAGATTAAAATATGTGTCATACAAATCAATGATCAAAGTCTTGAGTTTCCCAAAGGATTTCATTCAGTGGCTTTTTTGTATCACTTTCTGTCTATTCCACCTACCAAAACCATCCATTCTTCAGTACCATCAGCTTGGCTCTTGACAAGCTATTCCTAGTTGATAATTGGGTCAAGCTTAGGGCTAtgtctctaataattttttttataagtagatgTCTTGAATACTTAGATAAGTATTTGCTGTTCTTCTGAACTAACAAGCTCCGTCTTTGTACAACAAATGCAACTAAAATATTGTGCTTGGTGTTGGAGAAAATTTATAGACTGCCCTTTACTtgcataaacaaataaaaaaattgactgCCCTTCATGCTTTGCTCTTGCTTTCTTAATGATGTGCTGTTCCTTATAAACATGTGTGTCAAGAAATTCCTCCCGAACTCATGATTACAATGCTGAGTTTATGTTGTGCTGCCATTTGCCAGTTCGTCAGATTCGACATTTGGAATGGACATGATCAAGAGGATGCTCCAAACTGGGCATCCGACCATGCTGAGCTGATTATCAAACTTAACAAGCTATAGCACGTATTCTCTTCGTGTGCCAGTAGGATGGATTCTGACGTTCATGATGTCTCAAAACATATACATATGAAGTGGTTGCAAGAAGCTTCTCTATCCAGAAAAGTTTCACGGCTCTGAACAAGAAGTGAATCCTTGCTACGCTTATTAGTGTTCGTAATTATTTTCCCTGAATTACCCCACTTTTCCCATTTGCTTTTCCATTTCTTATAGTTTCTTTTACATACTGAAATGATACCAGTTTGGTCAAACCAGGACCATGGAGATTGTCACATATTATTGGGCAAATTAAGGATTTGCTGTATAATTCGaggcatttttcttttctgtttttcatCTCCTTGGTTTTTCTGTCTACTAACACGTCAATTTGGAGGATTGATTAAATTTGTCATTGAAATATGGAGGATTGGTTTTTCTGTCTACTAACACCATAGAGATTGTGTAGCTGCAAACAGTAAGTGTTAGGTTCTGCTTGACTACTGAAATtttttagatgagaattttaaattttaagattaaatattaaaatattatattttaatattattattattttagaatttgaaaaagttaagaaaaagttgaattgtttattatattttatatgaaaatttaaaaaaattgtaatgatgatatgagaattttgtatttgagatgagaaattttgatGGCCAAACAGTATCTTAGATGTGCTGGCAAAACGTTCTTAGAAGTCAACGAGAGGTGCGTTCTGAGAGGGCCTAGTTAGGGGTGGGCTCCGACCTTTGACTGGAGTTGGAGGGCATAACAGACTCTGACTCTAAATTCAATTGGAGTCGGAGTTCAACTCCAATCTAAGCTCTGCTCTAATCGGAGTTTGATTGGGCTAAGGCCCAATGCCGAATCTAATATTTGGGTTTCTCATTTTCAAAAACTCTGttgcaaaatttgaaaataaaataccaaTGCCTAAGTGGGCTTTTCAGTTTtggaaaatattgtaaaaaaataattaaaaaagcttAAATACAATGATTAAAttacatataatacaaaatcaaagagaaataaaagcACAATGACACACTGTTGTAAACTAAAGAAATGTAACGAATATTCAAGATAAAATTGGCTTTTCAGGAGCTCAATATTAGTTATTACTAATGTTTAATTTTTCTTGTGTAGTACATATACACATATTTATGTACAGTTCCTATAGAAACCTTCagctctctcactttctctctcttctttcttacTCACTTTCTCTTCACAACTCTACTTAAGAGCTGCTCACTCACTTCTTTGTTACGAGTTCCTTCAAAAACCTCTCTTATTTATGGTAGAGGTTGAGCTTTTAGTTGGGCACAATTCACGCAAATTTGCTCTTGGTGAAGGACAGCTACGCTTGACAACAAACGAAGTTTTGCTCTCTTGAGTGTGAAAGAGACAATGCCACATGGGCGTGGACCCCATCACCATTTTCTATCATCTCCCTTCAAGTTAAGGAAACGATAAAATAATGAGGTTGTTTAGGTATAGTTTACATAGTCAtccaccaaatatatatatttacaaacaCTTTTTCTTGGATGaccatatataaagaatatgtctcattaaaaccttgtcaAAGAAAACTTAATGGAACAAAatcttagcgaaggaaaaaaagtacaatcaacataagtcttcaagacatttacTCCTACTGAAAAGTATGTAACAATAGGTCATTGcgttgatgcatctcaatattgtgtatCAACTCTATAAATGATATAGCTAGTAATGTTTCGATGAACAGATTCACCATATTAATTCAGGATTATTATAACATTAAATTCCCTATTCTTCTGGACTTGTTGTGTATAACATAGTTGGTGAATAAGTCATCAAAGTTAAGCCACCAACATCTatattcaacaaaaacggtggccacTTTCTTAGGCCAAACAAACACCACAGgattttactactttttttgAACTGTTTAGGCCAAACAAGCGTTGCAAGGCTATGAGGCTACCTATCTTGTTTCTTGTAGAGAGATTCAAAAGTGCCATAGGGCTACAAGGCTAGCACTCTTGTCTATTGAAGCAATACAGACGCtgtgaagattttgaaaaactcagactttctatttaaaggatCATCATTTCTCATCAGAAACTCACAAGAGAATGACATTTACAAGAGATGAAATCCTCACATTGTTTCTTGATCTTGCATTTGTTTAACAATATTATGGCTAGATAGTTTCCTTTCTCCAATGTTCCAGATTTGAATCAGGAACCATTCGTGCCTCATTCTCCCATTTACTCTCTTGAGAATATTACTCTTATGATAGGagtagaaattcatttttctagAAGGAGTGATTCTGatattattgcagaatcaagattTCTTAGTGCTTAATATGATGTCTCTATTACGaccatgtctcggaggttattaGCGAGATTGAAGTGAATTAGGTCAaccaactcaataatcaaatatttgaGTTGCGTCAAAAGCTCTTTGTGAAGAGCCATAAGAACAAGAAACTAAGGCAAGAGAATAAGGAGCTAAAACATTTTGCAGAATGTTATGCCCGTGATTTTCAGCCACATATAGAGGATCTAGAAAGAGAAGGGACTCAAATACAGGATCAGCAGTAGTGGATATCTGAAGAAGTCCAAAGCCTTAGAGAATAATGACAAGCTGCACTTAATCTCGTCGCGAATATCTGAATAAGTCCAACTTCTCGGAGAGTAAGGGTAAGCCGCATTTAATTTTGTCAGCCTAATAAATAACTATAAGCTATATATGTTTAGCGTATCTTGTAACAAGATATGTAATTTTGTCTTACTTTCttgattttctctataaaatgaGTATTCaattcatcttcattcgcatcccatcttcttcacttttctgtaatcaatcTGAATTCTTATGCTGTAATTTCTCTATGCATTCTTGCTTTGCTATTTCTTTTGCAATGGCCCTGCAAACACGATATGAGGTATTCTTCACCTCGTTCACCTATTGTTTCTGCATCTGCCATAGGTGCTATAATCCAATACAAAAATGATCTGACTGATAAGTCAGATGATGATGCTATCTACGAGTTTGTGAGTCTTGGTACCCGATACCCATAAACCATTGTCACATTTTCTCGACGACTACAATATAGAGCTCATGAGGTTGATAAACTcaacgagaaaatttctatccttcagcgacttcttcaagAGTCCAATATAAAGATATgagcaataaagtaagagaataataatttaaaatcattgctTGACTCTTTTTTCtgattgcctactcctttagacAGGGATGACATGAAAATCTATGAAGAGAAATATCATTTAAAGAATGCaaagaatctcaaatttctataattttgtttcgagataataaaataatatttcacaaatattcacactgtgtttctatcttctggtatatatTTTGTGTGCTCTtttctatttctcttttaatcatgtacatttcttataaaactgtAAAAtcaatctgaaatactaattacaTTTAAGAAATGgtatttcaaaactaataatttcattcatctcctcctCAAAGCCAAAAGGGTTTCTCATTTTGATTtgaaatatgtgcagttttcatgagctctccTGAAGTCTTAAtgaaatttagatatatttactataataaaagataatccagatattgaaaatatatgaacaaaACTGAATTATTCTCAAACAATTTGTTCCAtatgcgtttggattgctttatatcatataatgattttttaaacttgatagaataagtaCTTCGAGActatatgcttcatgcatttcatatttagttatctatataaatatgtagttaATCATACATACCTAAACTCTCTGTAACTgtcaatttaataaaaatctcaatgtaATTTCATCCACTTCAGGGGAATATCAATATATGGTTTATGCAAGAAACCGagtcgtgatttatatatcacattttcatttcttttgtacAAATACTCACTAATATTTAACAAGCATCATTCCTTAAGTGTTTGGACAATAGgtccatatatattatattttactagtgatatcaattctgcaggaattgtttctttctattttggccaatatttcTACATCGGTATTCTTCAAAGGTTCTTGgctcactttcttcattacttctggtaatgtcaagggccatcttatatgaaaatatgttgtcaacaaaaattcttatttttatcaaataattttcTCCTATTCATATAATGTATTGAGATCTTATTATTTTAGGTACATTTTCCTCTTTAGAGTATCCACATTGGTCTATGCATATACATATGCAAAATCACCTCTTTTGCATATCCACTTTGTCATTCCAACAAAACTTCCACATTGGCTTATGCATATtcgaaacaaaataataataaaatattatcattttattattattattattatttgccttttttttttagagtgcAATTTCCATATACTGGTTTATACATGCAATCAGTACCTAGTACATGGAAATTGTTATGCCACCAAACCTATAGAATGAAATAATGAATGAAATTTCGTGCATCCAAATAGCAATTTcatgcatcaaaatttattaattctatatataataaaattcatcaaatttaaGGAGTATCAATCAAGTTTTCACAGAATGAGAACAATCTGTTGCAGCCATGGACCACGACCCAAGTGAATCTTTCCCACCAACCCAATATACACAAAAAAATGATTCTCATGTGCTCATGAACAACACATATTAGCATGTACTCAGAAATTGCATGAGACTAATATCAACTTCAGAACTTACATGTGATTAATTCTatgtatcaaaatcaacttaatacaagttctgaaaagttgattttgatacaaATTCATTACAATACAAATTCAGATTAGCAGCAACCAACAAATTCAGCAACCAAAAAACAACAACCAGCAACCACCAACAAGTCCTCCAGTGGCTCCAGCACCCTTCAGCAGCAACAAAAGCAGCATTGTCATTGGGTCCTCTAGCACCAGCAAGCAGCAAGCAATACAATAATATCCCACAAACAACAAAATTCACCCAACAAAATGTTCTcacccaccaccaaccaccaacAAAATAAAAGGCTCATATAGGGGTATAAAAAAGAGTTTAGTGTTCATAGCAACCATCAGTACATAAATATCCAAAACATGTCAccacaacaaatatatatatatatatatatatatatatatatatatatatatatataactgcaCAAAATAAAGCATACAACTATGTACGAGATATGGCCTTATTTCTTTGTTCTTCAATTTTCATTTGAAGATTATGGAAATACTCATGCTACACATAATTCATAGAACCAATATCCAATTTCATaatcttcatatcatttttcctcttcttttcagCTAATAATATAGATCTTTCTTCTTGAACCTTAATTTCGATTTCAAACTTTATCTTCTTAATAGCCAATAACTCAGAATTGCGATTTTCTAATCtcattattgattattttctCTCCAATAGTAGAATCTTCCTATCATCTGTCATTTCCCTTAAGGAATCACTAAattctttattttctctttccttactttttctttttttctctctttctttttcaacttttttcccTGGAGGTCTCTCACACTCCACGGGACATTTTCCATTAAGTCCCCTAAATGTATTGAGTTTGGAGTACTGCTTGAACATGAGacattctcttttcttcttatgGTCTCCATGTGTGTTTGCCATTTCGGTTGGTTCCTTAAAAGATTCCAACAATGATCCAAGGTGAAGTTGGTTTTTAGGGtctctcaatacaaaatttttgcCTTGTCAATATACAAAATAATGGAATAATCAGTAGCacaaatttgaaataattttacacAATAACAAAATAAACGACTATACCTTGTCTAGCTTGGTTGCATCGCTTGGATGCATTCCTTCAACTTGAGCCATAGAACCACAAAATTTATTGACACATTTTTGAATGGTTTACCACCGATTGGTCAAAGAGGGTACAGATCGTTCTTGACTGTTAGGTTTTTTATAAGTGGAATAGTAATCATAAATTCTACTCCACAATTGTGTAGAGGTTTGGTCAGTCCCCCATATGGAATCTATACTAAAGTTAAGCCAAGCTGAAATGAGGAGAGTATCTTCCTCAATAGTAAATGACACACCTCGTTGGGATTTATGTTTAGGTGCCATTTTTTTCCATTCGGGTTGTATCGCTTGGACATCAACGAAAGTAGCATCCAAGTAGGGTTGTTTATACCACCTTCACCACTTTCCAACAATGTGGTGAAGAATGGATCATCATCAATTAAAATGTTCAtccttcaacaaaatattgaagaaCAAAATGTTACTAAAACAACACATATTAAGCAAAACAAGGccaacatgtttaaaaaaatcattaaactcATACCCAGTACATTTTTTGAGGTAAAGCAAGGCCAACATGTTTACAAAATTCAGACTAAGCAAGGCCAACATGTTTACAAAACTTagattatgtagtttttaagaTGATGTACAGATTTATctaaatgtaatttttatgagtttaatgATGATGTGCAGATTTATCTATATGCAATTAAAATAGGACATAAATCCAAACATGTTAATCCACAAGATTCCAAACATATTTATCTTACTCCAAACATGTTAATCCTTAGTATGAAAGCCTTTATCCACTGTTGGTGATGTACAAGTATTAAAATTTTGTGCATGTCAACAGTTTATATTTCAATTGAATTCAATGTATACTTTAGGCATAGTTTAAAGATCTGTTTACACATCAAGATACTCCAAAGATCTACCTATCTAACTCCAGTGGATGCTTTTTTTGTTGTGATTTCGGAACAATCTTCCTATGTCAGACTATCTTTCCCCATCAAGATCAATTCTATTTTTATGGATGCTTTTTTCCCCCTATATATTAAGATCTGTTCATTTGTTCTATGTTCTGATAAGTGTACAGAGTACAGCATATTATAAATCTTTGATGAAGCATTCTGACGAATCTCAGAGGCTCTCGTTGGTTCTCACAAACATGTTAATCTCACAAATTTTATACAgatttatttgataatataCTTAAACAAAGAGACCCACTTCCAGTGATTCCCGATACAAAACACAATTCGGCAAGAACAGAAAGTCGATTCCATGAGATCTGAAAATCAGAAACCCTAATCTAAAACcaagaacaacatgaaatgaagaaatggcaacagaaaaacataaaaacactTTCACTAATCTAAAACCCTAACCGAAACTGTGAAGAGAAAGGGAGAAATCATATCTAAAATAGCAGAGCCAACAGAAAACCATCAACCATAATGATTCCCAAAGCAGTTGCAAGCTCTGTCGACAACCATCGTGAGAGGGAGGTGCATAGATTTTGATCTTCCGGTGGTTGAGAGAGGGATGGAGATTCGAAGAGAAGGAAACCGTGTGGGGAGAGCTGCAGAAAAAATAATCCCATTAGGGGGGTCGGGGAGAGAGagtgtgggaggagagagaaataacgattaaaatataatttagagCGTAAATAGTagatatgaaaaattgtaaatatattgtTTATAGTTAACTAAATTTTTACAGATAGAGAATCCAATGCAGCTCAATTTATGCTAATATTATGCAAAAGTggctttgcatatgcatatgcataagCCAATGTAGATGCTCTAGGAGATAACTTTTCAGGAGATACTCTTCAGGAGTTTCCTCTTTAAGAGAATTATTCCTCAGGAGATGTTATCCAGGAGTTTCCTCTTCAGGAGGATTATACTCTTCAGGAGTTTCCTGTTCAGAAAGATTACTTTTTAGGATGATTACTCTTCAGGAGATTTTATTATAGGAGAATTTTGTATAGAAAGTTTGGATGAATCTTATAGTTCATATTACTTGTTTTGCAGGTACGACCTCTTAAGGAGcaacaatttattttctttgtacttttttctttcaagaTGCTTTATCCTTTGTATCCATAAGTCTCCCAAATTTTCAGGTGTGTCTTATATTCATTAGActactaaatttcttaattgtcctacaaggacttcaatcctcgttGAGATTTTAGCAACTAGAATATGAgaaattttatcttattgcttctatcaattaattatcatctgaacttccaattcacatatgataattaaGATAATGTTAAATTGTTTCATCTTATTTGTTTCAGGC
Coding sequences within it:
- the LOC122306359 gene encoding autophagy-related protein 101-like isoform X2; its protein translation is MDGSSILHTIVFHRALGLVRPKDIDLELFDITYVQCGDEDLEKKIEEKIEQFIGWVEKHPNKKSQICLSFYEVKNRQPSWFTNKIERLYWEQWYVNWNVAQHPKAHSSKSHHSKVVLDPGESALEETNARRAALEASLREALFQIIKFVNEKKDHVPPIPNPEGVVYFPYEITIPSSSDSTFGMDMIKRMLQTGHPTMLS
- the LOC122306359 gene encoding autophagy-related protein 101-like isoform X1; its protein translation is MNCEVCQLKELEVEHYEIREVLRCILHTIVFHRALGLVRPKDIDLELFDITYVQCGDEDLEKKIEEKIEQFIGWVEKHPNKKSQICLSFYEVKNRQPSWFTNKIERLYWEQWYVNWNVAQHPKAHSSKSHHSKVVLDPGESALEETNARRAALEASLREALFQIIKFVNEKKDHVPPIPNPEGVVYFPYEITIPSSSDSTFGMDMIKRMLQTGHPTMLS